TAGGGAATTTCaattggatttaaaaaataaaaataaaaataaaaaaattgggaagGAGGGAGAATGATGGGGAGTTCATTGCCATACTACAAAGGTAAGGAGAATTCTATggtataaactttttttttttaaattattattgtatGTATCATACATCCAATTATTatcctttaaaatatatatatatatatattataataatagaTAAACGGTTATAATTAGTAAAATATGGTATCCCATAACACCACACATCAAAAACGTAACTTCTTATCTTCTATAAATTCAGCCCCCACAGCCTTCTGTTCTTCACTCAACTCATCATCAACAAAGcctttctctctgtctcttcaGTTACCTGCAAATCCTACTAATGGCTCCATTTAAGATTACCctaaaagagaagagaagaaaggcTGTTGCCAAAGGTCCGCAGCTACAGCCACAGCCACAGTCCAAAAATGGAAATGTTGATGCTGCTTTGGGACCAATAACAAGTAACCTTCATATTTCCTTTACACTGCCACGGAATAGGGGACCCAGCAGCGTTCCTCCATTATCCAAAAACAGGTCTCCATTTGATAATCATTGaatatattcatttaaaaaaaaaaaaaaaaacatttttcaaaccatAGGAATTTGAACTAGAAAGCTGCTATATGATATGGtttctttgtgtgtgtttaGGGAGGAAAATGTTTCCATTCGTTACTTGCGACCTCGTTCCAAGTCAAGCAGGTAAAAGTACTTCTTTTGagctttctttcttcatttctttattatattattattagtattattcacaactaaaaatatttttttccttgacATACAGGAAtgccaaagaagaagaagtacaGGTGATAGACACCACACACaccctctctcttctttctctctatcaTATATATGTGCTTGTTCTACTCAAATATTgctttataagaaaaattatggTTTACTATTGCATGCTTCTGAAATctgtacatatataaaataggAAATTGAGAAGAATCTTGTTAAAATTTGCGCAAGACAGGGACTTGAAGTTGTGCTTGAGGGGTACGTACaaattaatttcatatatataaatttgaaaaagaaaatttatctaatgacttttttttttttttttttttttttttttttttttttttttttttttttttttgcatatgaACGGTTGATGATGATGGCTTTGCTCGACCATAGGATCAAGGTAATATATATGCATACCTTGTATACACAAATCAATTTACTTTACATCCAAAAGAGATCGAGACATAGTGTTCTTCTATCacctaatatatatatgcttGGTGACATTCATTATCTTTTCACTTTCAGGAAATGCAGGAAGACCTTGAACAAGTCCAACGTCATCTTTGTGCCTTGCAAGAGGAACTCAGGTGAAGCTTGCAGCCTAACCCTTGCAGATGATCTCTTTCAATTTGTTCCGTAGGGATCTCACAATATATGTAGTTCTTTTAAAATCTCTCAACCAAGTATTATAGTAACAAATAgataagagaaaataaaggaaaaataaataaaatatgaaaattacaaagaaaatgaTGGTAtcacattttcatattttgaaatgcTAAGGCTTTGATTGCGAGAGTTTATACAAAGACAAAATGTGgaatatatgtataaattaGATATGAAATCTATGTCTTCTAAAAAAGAGTGGGTTTTGGTTAGTTTCATTAATtgacaaagtttttttttttttttttgtcatcaaacAAAAGATCATCTTGAAACCCAATTacacaaaaaactaattaatttcttacttgtagaaaaaaaaaattatggagtaAACATATGTTCAAATTTTAACATAACAATAAAACAATTCCTAAAACCTAAATATGAAAAACTGCATAAgatgccaaaaaaaaaggggctttGTTTGGTGCAAATGATTTGAAACTACATATTTCAAAATACAACtttaaataaaatctaagaatagtttttcaaacatcgataatttttaaaaagttgaacCAAATGGATACTAAGTTAGAAAaggcaattaaaaaaatctagtgTATATGGGATAGGTAACTGCATACACTAGATTGAATGGTCAAAAATTTAAAGAGATTTGGATACCCTtgtttctatataaaaaaaataaataaaggcacttaaaaaataaataaatgttgatTATAAGCCATTTTAGGGTCCagccccccaattttttttttttaaacattttttatacATTGATAGTTGGGGTTAGGAGGATTTGAATCCACGTTGTTTCCGTTGAAAATATCAAGAAGTACTAAACAATTGAACTATTAATCTcttagctttaaaaaaaatgcttacaACTATTAAGCATTTGTATTATACTAAATCCAATATAGGGTTTATACACTAAATAACTCTAGGTTGACCTAGACTAACCCATGATTGGTTTGTTTGTTATACAATTATATGAACCTACAATTGGTTTGAGTCTCTTGAGCCATAAAATTTATAACCGTATCTAAGAAAAATAACAGCTTGAGGGCTTGTTCGGACCTAAAAAAGACCAAGTCCTCTGTAAGAAAATTATCTAATAAAAgtggttttctttctttagtaTTTTGTATTAGCCCCCTAATTGAGCTCATTAGTATCTCATACTTGCATTGCTCACAAAAATGTGATATACTCTGATGTAGCGGGAAACCATAGTCGGGTGCCTGATCATGAGAAGACGAAGTAAAATGGAGGAGGAGAGATGCTGCTCATCtagttgtgttgtgttgtttttgtgtttctaaTTATGTTATGTGGTTTGGCTAGTGCTTTACTCGGCAATTAGTGTTCCTCGGTTAATTGGTTACTGTTCCCAAAGAAAATGGTGTGTTTACTGTTTATGCGTGGTCTTTTTTTCAAGGTTGGCTTTGTAGTTTGTACGTATCAAGAAGTTATAATTAAGCTATGGTTAATAAAATTATGTTCGTAGCTTCCTCCATGATTTATATATTGTCATATAATGTTACAGTTTCTCAGTGAATATTATCGAAATGcatttgaaaaataagttatcacataattaaaaaaaaggagtcACATCATTGCTATGTTAGACCCATGAGCAAGAAAACCAATGGAAGTCGACGGAGGGAAcggttattttttaaactttagaaACTAACAACGCTAATTTAAAACTTCAAAGACAAAAGTGCTTACTAGGTATGTTTTAAGGACCAAGAATTCgattgtttatttttatataagcaTTGGTTATAAATTCCAGTTattcttaaaacttttttttttttccgtcaATAGTTATATTTGTATGTTCTCACCCATGACAGATTATGGTTGTCCTTAAAAGAGTGCTTCTCAAACTTTATGTTCAGAGATGAGTGCGTACATTTGGGCTTTTGAATAAAAGGGGGTTGACTAATGTTAATAAAAGATTGAAGATATTATTTGATACTCCCGAAATATGATGACGTGGTGTTCCATTTTTTCATATTCATAGTGAATTccattatgaatttaattagtaacatCCACTATGGATATGAGAGAATGAAGCACCACATCACAATACTCTAGGAATATCTAATAATTACTCAAAGATTGAGCAGAGACGAATACAATTTGACATGGACGAGTCACTAGAGGAACGAGCTGGGATTAAGCATCTTGTAGCAGTGGCTTCCAATTATAATTCCAATTCGCTAGACCTTAGCATGGAGACCATCATAGGCCTTGGAACATTAGATTCCTTGCAGCTTGGAAGAGAAGGACCTAGTCAAACAAACTTGGAATAAGGAAGCCAGTCAAGTGCTTTTAAACTCGTGAATAAAAATGAAGTTTGTTAAAGAGGCATTTTGAACAATTGCCGAGAGACGTTCAAGGAGCTTGAAGCTGGAATCGACCAAATTTAAAAGCAACAAGAAGCATCAAAGAGTAATCTAGCAGTAGCTAGAAACCTTTAGGCGAAGATAGAGGAAGGTCCCATGCAGATAAGAATCACATGGAGACAATAGTCCAGATTTTGTCTTGAAGAAGGCGACTCCAATTCCAATTCTCTACATTTGATGAACcatcattggtttttttttggttaaattcatTTATCAACTGTCATCGACATCATCCAAAGAGGTAGAGGAATGAGATTGGGGAATATTTattccaaaatttcaagaagggTTTTTAAATCTGCCAAATCCCCGTTCCAGGATGAGCTAGGAGAGATAATCACCCCCACTACTTATATGAGGAAGTGAATGAAAGCTTAATTGAGATGCCTACAGAAGAATAGATGGCAGATATACTTCTATAGTCCTATCCATGAATCCTCTAAAAGAGTttggtccatataaattgtCAGAGATTTCTTCAACCATGTATTAATTTTTGTGCGACCAGTATGCATTTCATGTATTTATTGACATTGATGTCCATTCTCGTCTCAAGGAAACAACACGTTAACTGGTCTTGAGAGATCAACACTGACCAGTGACAATTGACGTCAAGAGAGAGTGTGCAATTTGACCTAGTGTCGAGAGAGAGTATTTCATGTAAACAGAAGtcttacatttttttgtttatatatatatatatataagtaacaGAAGCCTCTAACAATTTGTTACCTGTTGTCGAGAATGGCATTCCCAAAATTATATACTACAAAAAGATGATCCATTGCGAGTGATGAGAGGCATTCACTCTCCAACTTAAATCGATAAAGCTTACCTCAGATGCTAAAGCGACATTTTGGTCTTTGTAAATGCTTTGTAAAGTATATAAATTACAAAACAAGAAAATCCCTCTTGTTCTGAACGAGAGGCATTCACTCTCCAACTTAAATCGATAAAGCTTACCTCAGATGCTAAAGCAATATTTTGGTCTGTGCAAATGCTTTGTAAAGTATATAAACTACATAGCAAGAAAATCCCTCATGCTCTGAATGGTAAAAAAAAGCCAACCGATACAAAACATCAGTATAGCCCACTTCTTAATTGACACTTACAGAAGAAATTTAGTACTATCATAGATGACAGAGCTGTTATGGAAAATATGCAAATTAAATTTCCTTGGTATAAGCAAATATAGTTTTAAGTGATCTGTCTGCAAAACAGATTACTGTGTTTCTCCCATCTGGATCaactctttcttttgttggtgCCAAATCTACTTAATACTTCTTTTCCATAAGACCCAAtagagataaaaacaaaaagaggaagttaattttataaaagaatcACTGAAAGTAGAACTTCAATATAAGAATGATTATGATTCTTTCATAGGATTAGCCCTTTATTTAATATACAAATGTTATCCTTCATTAAGGCTGACCTCAAAGACGAGTGTCATCAAACACCCAAGGCTCATGTAAAAACAGCTCCCGGCCATTCATTTGGACTGTTCCTGCAGCAATATCCTCTGCACGCTTCCTCGCCACTTCAGCTTTTCTGGCTGACTCATCAGCATCCTACATTAAAGTACATATGTATTAAGAAGGATTATTCTGTGGCAGATCAATTTGATACAATACCTCCAATTGAGTAGAAATCTCAGATTTGATTAATAGAAATGTGAGTGGGACTGTGTAACTTGAGTCCTAAGGCAGGCCAAGGACACTAGACTGTGTGGCTAGGCCCTTCAAAACAGGCAATTCAACTTTGCTATGAGCAATCAGATCTGAGATTAGCATTTAACTCTTTGAATGTGATTCATTCTTTTTCCACAACATCTAATTCCTAGTGCTGTTAAATAACTGCTTACTAGCAGCTTAGATGTGAATTGACCTGTGTAACTCATTGTAAACACCTAAGGAGAAGTACTAGCAGCAGGGGAACACACCTGTGTGTGCAACACATGATCTGCTACCAATTGGGTGTTCCAAATTAGCTTTCCAAGATGACATGGAAATGGCAAGGAAAATCCTTTACTTTATAGAGGTTATTAGCAGTAAGCACTAGATAGAATTGA
The sequence above is drawn from the Quercus lobata isolate SW786 chromosome 12, ValleyOak3.0 Primary Assembly, whole genome shotgun sequence genome and encodes:
- the LOC115970790 gene encoding zinc finger CCCH domain-containing protein 15 homolog — encoded protein: MGAEAEAEKQGTENEKPSPNSITVAQFLSWKRQKDADESARKAEVARKRAEDIAAGTVQMNGRELFLHEPWVFDDTRL